The window AGGGTCAGCAGGACCAGCGCGGCCACCGCCACCACGGACAGTCGCCGGGCCCGCCGGTGTTGCCGGACATCCTCGCCCTCCAGTTCGTCCTTGCTCACTCCGTGCATCGGGGCGGCGAGCTGCGCTATGGCGTCGCGGAACCGGACGTGCTGCAGGCTCAGGTGCAGATCGTCGCGGGCCCAGCGCAGATCCAGGTAGAGCGGCTCCTCGGCGAAGACGCCCCGCAACGCGTGCGGCACCGCGGTGGAGTCGGCGGTGAAGTCGCGAGCGGCCGGGTCCCAGCTCCACTCACCGTCGGTCACCACCGGCAGGATGCGGTCGGCGGACTTCGTCGCGAGCCAGTGCTCGATCTCCCGGTTCACCCACGGCGAGGCGGCCGCTTCGGGGGAGGCGAGCAGCACGAAGTGCCTGGAGCCGTCGAGCGCGTCCTGAATGGACGTCCACAGTTTGGGCGTGACCGACAGGCCGGTCTGGTCCCGGAAGATCCACAGGGCGCGGCGCCGGTGCCATGGCTTCGCCAGTCGATGCAGACCCCGTTGTACGGCGGGCGCGAGCCGCCCGTCGGCGGCGTGACTGTACGAGATGAAACCATCGAATGGCATGGCGGTCCCCGTGGTCGACGTAATCGACGGAGGACGATACTCCATGCCGCAGGCCCGCAGGTGAACCGGCGAATCGCCCGACCGGGCCATCCCGCGTGGCGGGGGCACCGGTTCGTGTGCTTTCATCTATGCGGGCCGGGCATTCTCCCCCGTGGATGCCCGGCCTCCATATCGTCAGGTCTCGGTGATCAGGCGTCCCGGCGGCGCACCGCCAGATAACCCGCGGCGAGCGCGGCGACAGTCCAGGCGACGAGCACCGCGAGGCCGGTCCATCCGTTCAGGATCGTGTCGCCCTGCGGCTCCCGGTAGAGGATCTGCCCGCCCGCGACATCCGGCAGGAACTGTGCCACCTGGCCGACCTTGGGGATGCTGGTCAGGATCGTGGAGATCATGAAGAACAGCGGGAACAGCAGGCCGATGGTCAGCGCGGAACTGCGCAGCACGGCGGCCAATCCCATGGCGAAGACACACAGCAGCGTGGTGTAGACGATGCCGCCGACGATCGCGCGCAGCACGCCGTCATCGGACAGGCTCACCGCGTGCTCACCGAGCATGACCTGGGTGGCGGCGAACGTGGCGATCACCACCACCGTCGAGGCGGCCAGCGCCACCAGGCTGCCGGCGGCCACCTTCGAGGCGAAGAACGTGCCCCGGCGCGGCACCGCGGCCAGTGAGCTGCGGATCGTGCCGGAGGTGTACTCGGTGGTCACGGTCAGCACACCGAAGATCACCAGGGCGAGCAGTCCGAGGCGTACCGAGCTGAGTCCCGAGCCGATCGGGTCGAAGGCGGCCCGTTCCGCGGCGTCCAGTTCGGTGTACGTCTTGTGGAGATACCAGCCGGAGGGCACCGCCAGTGCCAGGCTCACCGCCAGGAAGGCGCTGAGGTTCCAGAACGTGGACCGCAGCGTACGGATCTTGTACCACTCGAACGACAGGGCCGCGCCGAAGTCCGCCACCGTCACACCTCCTGCTTCGCGCGGTAGTCCACCGCATCGGCCGTCAACTGCATGAACGCCTCTTCCAGGGAGGCGACCTGGGGGCTGATCTCGTACACCGTGATCTGGTGCCGGGCGATCAGCGCGCCGACCTCCTCGAGCGTGGTGTGCAGCGCCTCGAGGGTGCCGTCCGGGCCGTCGGCGACCTGGATGCCGGCTCCGCCCAGCGCGTCGCGCGCCTTCTCCGGCTCGGGTGTGCGGATCAGAATGAACGAGCGCGAGTTGCGGCTCACGAACTCGGTCACCGAGCTGTCGGCGAGCAGGCGGCCCTGACCGATCACGATCAGATGGTCGGCGGTGAGTGCCATCTCGCTCATCAGGTGGCTGGAGACGAACACTGTCCGGCCCTCCGCCGCCAGTCGTTTCATCAACGCCCGGATCCACAGGATGCCCTCCGGATCGAGACCGTTGACCGGCTCGTCCAGTAGCAGCACCTGCGGGTCGCCGAGCAGGGCGGCGGCCACGCCGAGGCGCTGCGCCATGCCGAGGGACAGGCCCTTGGCCCGCTTGTCGGCCACCGCGGTCAGGCCGACGATCTCCAGAACCTCGGTGACCCGGGCGGCCGGGATGCGGTTGCTACGGGCCAGGCCGGTCAGATGCGCCCGGACGGTACGGCCACGGTGGACCGAGACGTCGAGGAGGGCACCGACGTGCCGCAGCGGCTGGTCGAGCTGGTCGTAACGGCTGCCGGCGACCAGCACCTCGCCCGACGTCGGCCGGTCCAGGCCGACGATCGCGCGCATCGTGGTGGACTTGCCCGCGCCGTTCGGGCCGAGGAAGCCGGTGACCCGGCCGGGCCGGACCTCGAAGGAGAGACCGTCGACGGCGGTGGTCCGGCCGTACCTCTTGGTCAGGTTTCGTACTTCGATCGCTGCGCTCATCGAACCTTCCAGTCGTCGGAACGGAAATCGGGGTGGGTCAGGCCGCGACCGGAACGTTCACGGTGGTGGTCTTGATGCCGGCCATCAGCACCAGCACGGCCTGTGCGGACGGGAGCATCAGCCGCCCGGCCCGGGTCAGCGCCGCACCGTTGCTGTTGCGGGCGAACAGCCGGGTGCCGAGCGTCTGCTCCAGACACTTGATCTGGTAGCTGACCGCCGGTTGTGAGTAGCCCAGCGACCTCGCGGCCAGATCCATCCGGCCGTGCTGGGCGACGGAGACGAAAGCCTGCAGTTCCCGCTCGTTCATGACAACCCCCGTGGTGTCTGGTCATGCGGATTTACTGAAGTCATCATAGCGCATAACTACGATGACAGCGGTAATGCTTCTTCGTACAGCGATCGATACAGGCCCGCGTTCCGGCAGAGCTCGTCGTGAGTGCCCGCGGCGACCACCCGGCCGTGATCCATCACCACGATCAGATCGGCGTCGAGGATCGAGGTCAGCCGGTGCGCGATGACGATCCGGGTCGCCCGCAGACTGTTGAAGAACGCCGTCACGGTCGACTCGGAGATGTTGTCCAGCGAGCTGGTGGCCTCGTCGAGCACCACGATGGACGCCTCCTTGAAAGCGGCCCGGGCCAGCGCGATCCGCTGCCGTTGGCCGCCGGAGAAGTTCTGCCCGAGCGACGCGACAGGGGTGTCGTAGCCCAGCGGCAGCGCCCTGATCTCGTCGTGCAACCCGACCCGTCGGGCCGCCTCGTGCACCCGCTCCTCCTCCGGATCACCGGTGCCCCAGGCGATGTTGTCGCGGACCGTCCCGTACTCCAGCACCACGTTCTGCGGCACGTAGGCGACCGCCTGGTAGAACCGGTCCCGGTCGTGATCGCCCAGCTCGGTGCCGCCGATCAGGATCCGCCCGGTGTCCGGCCGGTGCAGGCCGACCAGCAGACGGGCCAGAGTGGACTTGCCGCAGCCGGACGGGCCGACGATCGCCACCTTGGCACCCTCCGGGACCCGCAGCGCGGCGCCGTCGAGCACCCGGCGGCCGAACGTGCCATAGCCGAACGAGACCCCCTCGACCACGACGTCGCCGGACGGTCGGGCCGCCGTCTCGCCACGGAACAGGTCGTCGGCCGGGCGCAGCAGCACGTCGGCGATCCGGGCCAGCAGCGACCCGGCCTGCGCCAGCCTGGTGATCGAGCCGGCCAGCACGTTCACCTGGCCGAGCAGTAGCCCGGTCAGCGCCTGCACCGACACCACCAGCGAGACACCGGGTGCGGCCTGCCCGGCCAGCGCCTGCTGGAGGATCACCACCGGACCGACGAACATCACCCCGGCCAGCGCCGCGTCGAAGACGCCCTGCACGGTCTGCAGCCGGTCGGACTGCCGCTGAGCCGCGTCACTGCGCCGCCGCCACTGGGCCGCGTACACCGCCTCCATGCCGTTCGTCTTGATCAGCTCCAGGCCGGAGATCGCGGACAGTTGAGTGGCCTGCAACTCCGCCTGCGCCCGGGTCTGCGCGTGGGCCAGCCGCCGGACGGTACGGGCCGCCGCCAGCGTGCCCACGGCCAGCGCCGCCATCAGCAGCAGGGTGGTCACCAGCGCGGCCACCGACACGGCGGCCAGCCAGCCCAGCAGCACCCCCGTCACCACCAGCGCGGCCAGCGCCACGATCAGGTCGTTACAGAGCAGGGCACGCAGGCGGTGCACCGACTCCAGGGTGAACATCAGGTCGCCGGGACCACGGTTCTCCACGAAGGCGTACGGCAACCGCAGCAGCCGATCGAACACGGCCCCCGCCAGCGACCGTCCCACCGCGGCCGACGCCACGATGCCGGCCACCGTGCGGACGAACAGCAGCAGCCCGAACGCCAGGCCGACCCCGGCCAGCAACGGCCCCGCCGACAGCCCGCCCGCCTGATCGCCGAACAGCCGCTCCAACAGCCACGGGATTCCCAGCGGCACCATCGAGCTGACCAGCGACAGGACCAGCACCAGGCCGAGCAGTCCACGGCGCTGCCAGGCGAACCGGCCCAGCATCCGGAGCCCGGACGGCGGTCGGGTCCGCACCCGACGAGACAGCGGATCGGCGGTGACGGCCAGCCCGGAGAAGCTCTCGGCGAACTCCTCGGCACTGACCCGGCGGCGGCCCGCACCCGGGTCGAGCAGGGTCACGCCACCGGAGTCGAAGCCGGTCACCACCACGAAGTGCGACCGTTTCCAATGGCAGATCGCCGGCCGGCCGAGTGCGGCCAGACCGGCCGGGGAGGTGCGGTAGACGTGTGGGCGTACCCCGTTCTCCCGCAGCACCGCGGCGAGGTCGGCGACGGTCAGACCATCCCGGCCGACCCGGTAGCGGGTGCGTAGGTCGTGCATCGGCACCCCGGCCCCGGCCGCCTCCAGGAGCATGGCGCAGCAGCACAGGCCGCACTCGGTCGGGCCGAGCTGCTCGACCAGCCGGGTCACGGCCGGTCCCGGCGGAACGTCAGCGGTGAGGCGACGTCCACCTCGCCGGTGCTCAGGATCAGGCCCATGCCGACGCCGGCCAGGCCCACGTAGAGCGAGTCGTTCAGCACCGACTTGCCGGTCCGGGCCCGAAGCGCCCGCGGCAGGACCCGGGTGACCAGCTGCGCCCGGCGGTCCTCGGCCCGTTCGGCGGCCCGCCCGGAGGTGTCCCAACGCGCCGACCGGGCGAGGATCAGCAGGTTGCCGACGTCACCGTGGCAGAGCGAAAGGTTGAGCCCGAAGCCGTCCACCGCCACCGTCTCGGCCAGCCGGGTGACGTCCGCGCCCGGGCCGGACGGCACGTCCTCGCCGGCGGCCAGTCGCTCGATCTGGCCGAGCAGCACACCGGGGGTCCCGTGGCACCAGCCCCGAGCGGCCCGTTCCGGCGCCCGGTCGCTGATCGCCCAGTGCTGCTCGTCGTGGTTCCAGAGGGCGTCGTGGGCGGCGGACAGCTCCGGGCTGCGCACGCCGTACCGGGCCAGGGCGGCCAGCGTGCCGCTGGTGCCGTGCGCGAACCCGCTGTACCGGGACTTCCCGTCGGTCGGTGTCCCGGTCAGATGCTGGAACGCCGCCTCGATCACCGCCGGCCGACCGGCCGTGAGTGCCGCGGACAGTAGCCCGGCCGAACCCATCAGAAAGTCGTTGTCGGCCATCGCCGGAAGGTCGGCGGGCACCAGATCCCACAGTGCCGTGCCCATCTCGCTCAGCTCGGCCGAGCCGGTCAACCGGCCCGCCTCCAGCGCGGCGAACGCCACCCCGGGATAGCCGCCGCACAGCCCGCCGGCCACCTCACGGCGCCGCCGGACCGGGTCGTCGAGCAGCGCCCGCACCCGCGGTACCAGTGCCGCCCGGGCCAGCTCCCGATACCGTGGCTCGTCCAGGAACACCCCGGCGGCGGCCAGGAACAACGCCAGGCCGGGCACCCCGGCGTACAGGTCGTCGCCCAGTTCGTCGACCCGCCACGGGTGCTCCTGGGTGGTGTCCCGGATGGTCGCGCCGACCCATCCGGGACGGCCACCGGCGAACCCGGCCCGGTCGTGCACCTCGGCGGCGATGTCCCCGACCGTCTGCCGGATCCGCCCGGGCACTCCGGCCCGGGACGCGCGGCGCATCGCCGGCAGGTACGCCGGAGCGTCCGCCTCGGGTCCGGTCAGGTCCGCGTACGCCGCCCGGATCACCCGCAGGTTCAGCTCCCGGTCCGCGCCGGACATCGCCCGCAGTCCGGCGACCGCCTGGTCCAGCGGAGTCTCGCTGAGCACGTCGGCGATCGGCCGGCCCCGGTGATGCACCCAGGTCGAACCGGTACGCAGTGTGAAGAACGGGATGTCGCCCTGGAACAGATCGTCGATCTCGGCCCGGACCACGGCCGGGGTGAAGTGCTCCACCCGGCCCAGCCCGACCCGGTGCAGCAGCATCCGCTTCGCGGCGGTGTCCTGCTGGAACGCCGGATGCGCGGCGGTCCGCAGCAGCTTGTAGTACTTACCGGTGGTCTCCAGCACGGCCCGGGTCGGCAGATCGGCGAAGAGCTCACGCAGCCACGACTCGACCAGGCCACGGTCGGCGGCGGCCCAGTCCCAGCACTCGGCGAAACCGCGGCACAGTTCGGTCAGTTCCACGGCCCGGGACACGGTCGACGGGCGGACCGCCGGGGTGTCCACCGAGCCGGTCACCATCGTCACCCGGGGCCGGTCGGTCCCGAAGTCCTCCAGCGCGGGCATCGCGGTGACCGCCCGCTGGCCCGGCACGTAGCCGAGGAAACCGATGTCGATCGAGGTGGACGGATCAGCCGGGTCGGAGATCCGGGTCGGCAGGAAGCCGGTGGAGAAGACGGTGTGCGCCAGCGTCTCACCGGCCGAGCCGGCTCCCGTCCCACCGGCCCGCTGGTTCACGCTGAACAGCGACTCGGCGTCGACCACCACCGGCAGCCCACGGTGGTTGAGCACGTTCTCGTAGTGCATGTCGCCGGCCCGCAGTAGATGCAGGACACCGAGCAGACGGCCGGCCGCCCGAAAATAGCCGGGCTGCTCGATCGCGGGCGCCCGGTCGGCGTGCTCCTGCCAACCGACGCCGCTGCCGCACCACACCTGGAGCACCGGCAGGTCGAAGCCGGCCGCCGCGCCGATCCGGGTGACCAACGTGTTGTAGGCCAGCTCGGCGGCCATCGATCGCGGTTTGTAGACGATCACCCGGTCGCCGCCGAAGGTCAGGCGGCACACCGTCTGCCCGCCGGCGTGGGTGTCGCCCAGGCCGTACCCGATGTCGTGCAGTTGCACCAGGCCCCCGCCGGTCGCCGAAGGCGGCAATGTGCCGTCACCGACCGCGGCGGTCGTCGCCGCCAGCATTCGCCGCGCGTGCCGCAGGGTGTTGCGGGTCAGCACGCCGAGCTGCCGCCGCAACTCGGGGAAGACCTCACCCAACGTCACCCGGAACCCGTCCCGTCCGGCCAGGTCACAGAAATGCCAGAGACGTTCCTCGGCGGTCTCGCCGGGCAGTGCGCCGGACCGCCGCAAAAGATCCAGAGCGACCACGAGGGTACGGACGGAGGCGTCCTGAATCCGGCCGGCCAGCCAGCGGGCCAGCCCGTCGGCGAACTCCCCGGCCCGGTGCGCGGTCAGCGGGGAACCGGCGAACACCAGCTCGGCGGCGGCCCGATGACGATCGGCCCAGGCCCGTGCGAACGAGTCGAAGTGGGCGGGCCCGTCGATGTCCCGCCAGGTGGTGTCGGCGGCGAGAGCGGCCAGGTCGCCGGTGCGGTCTGGCCTTTCCCCATCGCCGTCATCGGCCGGGAGGTCGGAGATGCGGCTCAAGAATCCGTGCAGCGCCGCGGGATCTGTGTATTCGGGAAAAAGGGGTCGGACGTCTTTCAGTCGCATGCCATCACTCGCATCCGGAAACGGCCACGGGGCCCGTGTCGGCACGGGCCCCGTTGGCATTCTCTATTCGGTCGCCGTCGCCGTTTCTCGATCAGTCGCCGGTGCCGCAGAGCCGCTTCGGGACCGAGCACTCCCAGGACACGGTGCACACCCAGCCGATGGTGCTCGTTCCGGGCACCGTCCACAGACCGCCGGCCTCCTGCGCCGCGTCCAGGTCGATCTCCTGCAGGCTCAGCTCGGTGGCGACGTCACCGGCGGCGGCGAACTTGTCGTTCTCGCTCATTGTCGGGTCCTCTCAGTGGGGCGGCGGGTGACTCCCGCCGGCCTCGGTGGGCGACGGGTGGCTCCCGCCGGCCTCGGTGGCCGGCGGGTTGTTCCCGCCGGCTGAGAACCACGACACCAGGAATCGATCCGGAAAGCGCGTCTACATCGAATACTTTGAATCGAATGGCCTATTCGCCGAGCTCATTCAGCTCCCGCCACAATTGCGCGGCCCGCCGGAATGCCGAGATGTCCTCGGCCGCCTGGGCCGCCTCGCGCAACGTGGCCACCGCCTCCGCGGTCCGCCCGATCTGTGCCAGCGCGCTGCCCAGCGCGTGCCGGAACCGCACGCCCTCCAGGCCCATCAGCTGCCCCCGGTCGACCGACGCGGCCATCTCGACGGCCCGCTCCGGCGCCCCGGTCGCGAACGCGTAACGCACCTCCAGGGCGGCCAGCCGGTTCGCCTCGGTGCCCGACTCGGCCGCCGTCGCCGCCCGGGCCGCCGCCATATGCTGCTCGATCATCTCCGGATCGGCCCGGACGTCGAGGAGCGTCGAGACCGCGGCCCGGCTGAACCGCGCCCAGTCCCGCAGCGAGGTGCGCGGATCGGCCAACATCCGGCGTGCGCCGCCGAGCAGCTCCAGCGACCGGTCCGTCTCACCGGCCGCGGCCAGCGCCAGGCTCGCCGCCCACTGCGCCCGGCCGCTGATCGACGGGCTGCCCAGCGCCTCGGCCATGGTCAGCATGCTGTTGACCAGGCGGACGATCTCCGCACCGCCACCGGCGTCGGCGAGCACCGAGATGTGCACGGCCAGCAGTCTGATGTGCTCGCTGCCCTGCCGGAAGGCGGTGCCGTCGATCTCCTCGGCGGCCCGCTCCACGTGGGTGAACGCCTCGTCCAGGCGGCCGATGTCGCGGGCCGCGGCGGCCAGCGACACCAGGATCCGGACCCGCGCCTCGGCCACCCCGGCGGCCTCGGCCGCCGGCAGCAACTCGCGCAGCAACGAATGGCGTGCGTTGCGGTCGCCGCGCATCTCCAGGACCCGCTCCAGCGCCAGCCCGTGGGTCAGGATCGCGTGCTGAGAGCCGGACCGACGCGCGGTGGCGAAGATCTTCGCGAGCCGGTCCTCGGCCTGCTCCAGGTCACCCTGGTCGATGGCGCTGCTGGCGAGCAGCTCCTGCACCAGCTCGGCCCGACCGGCCGCGGAGTCCTCCGACCCGGTGCTGATGTCGATGTCCCCGGCCAGGTCACGCAACGGCACGTTGAGAACCTTGGCCAGGTGGGCGACCACGTCGAGGGTCGGCACCCGGGCGCCGGACTCCAGCAGGGAGATGTACGACTGGTTGACCGCCCCGGACGCCAGGTCGCGCTGGGACAGCCCCAGGTCGGAGCGCAGCCTCCGCAGGCGGCGACCGAACTCGGGCTGAGGCACCTGAGCGACCACGAAGCACTTCCTCACTCGTCCGTCCGCGCCCACCGCCCCCGACCGGCGCCTTCATGACTAGCGTAATGGCTTCGGCAATGCCCGTCATCAGTGACCACCGCTCCCGCCGGTCTTCCGGAAACTCCCTCCTCACCTCGGCCGACGCGGTTTTGTCGTACCGGTGGGATACAACTTCCGCACCTGTTCGTGAGGAGGTCTGGTTGTGACAAGCGGAGGTGTCGCCTATGAGCGACGCAGCGCGGCGCCGGTCATCGCGCCGGTGCGGCCACGCAAGCTGGCGAAGGTGCCGTTCGTGGAGCTGGCCGAGGGCCGGTTGCAGGGCGTGGTGTCCAGCGGGTCCGACGTGGAGCGTGTCTACGTCTCCTCGATCACCGCCGGAGACCACGGCCTGAGCTGCAACACCAACAACAACCGCCCGTGCGGTGGCCTCTCCGGCGGCACCCGGGCCTGCAATCACCTGCGCGCCCTGGCCGAGGCGGCCGTCGCGCAGTATGGCGTGGACCGGGTCGCCCGCTACCTCAAGGTCACCCTCGCCGACGGCGATGACGACCTCTGGTCCGGGCTGCACACGACGACCGCGCCCAACCGGGCCGCCGAGGTGTTCAGCGGGTTCCTCCGCCACCTTGCCTACCTCGAGGTCCCGGCCACCGTCGAGCCGCTGCCCGAGCTGCACTGGTTCCCGGCCGCCGGGGTGGTGCGCTGATGCTGGCCGACGCCCTGCGCACCCCGCCGGATGGTCTCGGCGAGGCGTTCACCCTGATCGACGGGCTCGACGACGCACTGGTCCACGGTCTGGCCCGGCTCGACGAGGAGCGCGCCGCCGCCCTGGAGTCGTTCGCGGCCGCCTTCACCGGCTCACCGCTGTCCGGCCGGGTCACCGACGCGATCGGCAAGATCGTCGCCGGCTCGGTCACCGACGAGCACCTGGCCGTGCTGGCCGGAGCCCGCGCCGCCCTGACCGGAGCCGCCCACGACGCCCTGCTCGGCCGCCTCGACTCGGCCCTCGGCCGCTCCCGCCCGGCGTGGCCCACGACGTCCACCGACGCCGGGCCACTGCCCGCCGATGACCGTCCCGGGCCGGTGCTCACCGAGGACGCTTCCGATCCATTGCCCGCTGACGGTCGTTCCGGGTCGTTGCCCGTTGATGGTCGGTCGGGGTCGTTGCCCGCTGACGGTCGGTCCCGGCCGCTGCTCGCCGGTGGCCGGTCCTGGCTGCGTGAGCTGGCCCTCGCCGGGTGGCGTGGGGTCGACCACGAGCTGGCCGGCGGTGGCGACCGGGCGGTTCAGGCGCTGCTCGCCGACCCGTCCGGGCGGCGGCTGGCGGTGCTGCTCGACGGTTTCGCCGCCGAGCTGCGCAGCGCCGCGCCGGTCGCCACGTTCGACCGGATCCCGGTGCGCCGCTGGGCCGACCTTTGGGCCCGGGCGATCCTGCTCTCCCAGGACACTTTTGCGGCCGTCGGCGTTTCCCCCTCCGCTTCGGCCGCTTCGGCCGCTTCGACCACCTCCGCCGGTTCGGCGGCCTCGGCCGTCTCTGCTACGGGCGTGGTCTCGGCTGCTGCGGCCGTCGCGGCTGACGGTCGGCTTCTGCTGCTCGGCGTCGACCTGCACGAGCACCCGACGGTCTTCCGCGCTCAGGCTCACGGGCTGTTGGAGACGGCCGGTGGCGAGGTGCGGCTGGTCCGGGTGAGCGTGGCGGCGGCCAAGGTCGACACCATCAGCGGGTCGTCCGCGTGGCGGATGCTCAGCGGATTCCCGGTGTTCCGGGAGGCCCTGGCCGGCCGGCGGACGGTCGAGGTGTCCGGCATGGCGCTCACCCCGGCCGGCGACCTGCTCTGGGACGAGTCACGGGCGGTGCCCGGCGAGCCCGCCGACCCGTTCGCGGTCGCCCGGGTCCGGCTCGGCGCGGCGACCGCCTCGCCGGTGGCCCCGCTCGACAGGCATCCGGCGGCCATCGCCGAGCCGGTCCTGCTGGAGGGCTACACCGCCGGCGCGGAGTCGTTCGAGCTGGGCGGGGTCACTCTCGCCGTCGACTCCGACCGGCTGCCCGAGGCCGGCCCGATCACTCCGGCCCTGGTCGCCGCGTCCACCGCCTGTCTCGGCCTGCTCCGCTGGGATGCCGGCCGCTGGGCGGTGCAACCGCTCGCCGTGCAGGCGCTGGTCCGTAAGAAGCCCGTCGTCGCGCACACCGGCGACTGGGCGCTCGGCCCGACCGAGCCCAAGGCGGCCAAGGCCGAGGCGGTCGCCGGCACCGCCGTCGACGTGCTGCGTGAGCGCGCGGGAAGGCTGTTGCGGAAATGAGCGCTGCGGAGACCCGTCGTCAGGTCCTCTACTGGCGGCTGCTGGCCCGGCTTTTCGATCCGGAGGAGCAGCCCACCCTGGAGTCGGGCAGCATGGCGATCGTCGGTGATCTCGGCCTACCGGCCACGTTGCTCGACCCGTCCGTCTCGATCGACACCGTGGTGCAGCGGTTCCCCCAGCTGGAGGCCGAGTTCGACGGGCTGATGAGTGATCCCGGCGACGATCGTGACGGCGAGGTGCGTCGCGCTGCCCTGGTGTCGAAACTGCTGCTCAACGTCTTCGCGACCGGCTCCGGCAACGTGACCGCCGAGCAACTGCAGCGCTGGCAGGCCGACGCCGGCTGGTTCGAGCGGGCGATGGGCTGCGAGCCCGGCGGCCTGCGCGGCCGGGCGGGCGGTGCGGGCTCCGCCGCCGGCGCCGGTACGGGTGCCGGAGCCGGTCTCGGCGCCACCCTGGCCGGGATCGAGGGTGACCTGGTCAGCCGGATGCGGTTGCGCGAGGTGCTCGCCGACAACCGGCTCGCCCGGCAGCTCACCCCGAGCATGTCGCTGATCGAGCAACTGCTGCGTGACAAGGACAATCTGGACGGTGTGGCGCTGGCCAACGCCAAGGCGCTGATCCGCCGGTTCGTCGACGAGGTGGCCGAGGTCTTGCGGACCCAGGTCGCCCAGGCCAGCGCCGGCACGATCGACAGATCCGTGCCGCCGAAACGGATCTTCCGTAACCTCGATCTGGACCGCACGATCTGGAAGAACCTGCCGAACTGGAGTCCGGAGGACGAGCGGCTCTACGTCGACCGGCTCTACTACCGGCAGACCGCGAAACGGATCGAGCCGGCCCGCCTGATCGTGGTGGTGGACCAGTCCGGGTCGATGGTCGACGCGATGGTCAACTGCACCATCCTCGCCTCGATCTTCGCCGGCCTGCCCAAGGTCGACGTGCACCTGGTCGCCTACGACACCCGGGCCCTCGACCTGACCCCGTGGGTGCACGACCCGTTCGAGGTGCTGCTGCACACCAAGCTCGGCGGCGGCACCGACGGCACGGTCGCGCTCGACCTGGCCCGGCCCAAGATCACCGATCCGCGCAACACCGTGGTCGTCTGGATCTCCGACTTCTACGAGTGGCAGGAGCAGGCCGTCTGGGACGGCATGCAGGCCGTGCACCGTTCCGGGGTCAAGTTCATCCCGGTCGGTTCGGTCAGCAGCGGCGGCCACCAGAGCGTCAACCCGTGGTTCCGGCAGCGCTTCAAGGACCAGGGCACCCCGGTCCTGTCCGGCCACATCAAGAAGCTCGTGACCGAGCTCAAGAACTTCCTCGTCTGATCTCTCACCCTAGGAGACCGTCCCCATGAGTGACATGCTGCGCGCCCCCGCCGAGGTCAAGTACGCCGACGAGCTGGACTGGCTGGAGTCGGTCGACGACGGCCCCAAGCCGTTCTCCTGGCGGCTCAGCCCCAAGATGGTCCGGCTGTTCATTCTCGGTTCCGAGCGCGCCGACGGCCTGGACCGGGAGATTGCGCAGAAGTGGTTCGGCGACCGCAGCTTCGTCGAGCGGGCCATCGTCACCCTCGCCTCTGACCGTGGTCTGCTGCTGATCGGCGACCCGGGCACCGGCAAGAGCTGGC of the Actinoplanes sichuanensis genome contains:
- a CDS encoding vWA domain-containing protein, producing MSAAETRRQVLYWRLLARLFDPEEQPTLESGSMAIVGDLGLPATLLDPSVSIDTVVQRFPQLEAEFDGLMSDPGDDRDGEVRRAALVSKLLLNVFATGSGNVTAEQLQRWQADAGWFERAMGCEPGGLRGRAGGAGSAAGAGTGAGAGLGATLAGIEGDLVSRMRLREVLADNRLARQLTPSMSLIEQLLRDKDNLDGVALANAKALIRRFVDEVAEVLRTQVAQASAGTIDRSVPPKRIFRNLDLDRTIWKNLPNWSPEDERLYVDRLYYRQTAKRIEPARLIVVVDQSGSMVDAMVNCTILASIFAGLPKVDVHLVAYDTRALDLTPWVHDPFEVLLHTKLGGGTDGTVALDLARPKITDPRNTVVVWISDFYEWQEQAVWDGMQAVHRSGVKFIPVGSVSSGGHQSVNPWFRQRFKDQGTPVLSGHIKKLVTELKNFLV
- a CDS encoding helix-turn-helix domain-containing protein, producing MVAQVPQPEFGRRLRRLRSDLGLSQRDLASGAVNQSYISLLESGARVPTLDVVAHLAKVLNVPLRDLAGDIDISTGSEDSAAGRAELVQELLASSAIDQGDLEQAEDRLAKIFATARRSGSQHAILTHGLALERVLEMRGDRNARHSLLRELLPAAEAAGVAEARVRILVSLAAAARDIGRLDEAFTHVERAAEEIDGTAFRQGSEHIRLLAVHISVLADAGGGAEIVRLVNSMLTMAEALGSPSISGRAQWAASLALAAAGETDRSLELLGGARRMLADPRTSLRDWARFSRAAVSTLLDVRADPEMIEQHMAAARAATAAESGTEANRLAALEVRYAFATGAPERAVEMAASVDRGQLMGLEGVRFRHALGSALAQIGRTAEAVATLREAAQAAEDISAFRRAAQLWRELNELGE